A genome region from Bacteroidota bacterium includes the following:
- a CDS encoding Rid family detoxifying hydrolase, whose protein sequence is MESKEIVHSSKAPEPVGLYPHARRVGNLLFLSGVGPREKGTKKIPGVEFDANGGIVSYDIETQCHSVFKNVRAILEDAGSSWDKIVDVTVFLTNMKRDFPAYNKVYAEYFKENQPCRTTVEVHALPTPIAIELKVIATV, encoded by the coding sequence ATGGAATCGAAGGAAATAGTTCACTCATCAAAAGCGCCGGAGCCTGTGGGGCTTTATCCGCATGCGCGGCGTGTTGGCAACCTCTTGTTTCTTTCGGGAGTCGGGCCGAGGGAGAAAGGGACGAAGAAAATTCCCGGCGTTGAATTTGATGCGAACGGCGGTATTGTTTCGTACGACATTGAAACGCAATGTCATTCGGTCTTCAAAAACGTCCGGGCAATTCTTGAAGATGCAGGTTCGAGCTGGGACAAGATTGTAGATGTGACGGTTTTTCTCACAAACATGAAAAGGGATTTTCCGGCATACAACAAAGTCTACGCAGAATATTTCAAAGAGAATCAGCCGTGCCGCACAACGGTGGAAGTGCACGCATTGCCAACGCCGATAGCGATTGAACTCAAGGTGATAGCAACAGTCTAA